Proteins from one Verrucomicrobiaceae bacterium genomic window:
- a CDS encoding autotransporter-associated beta strand repeat-containing protein has product MLGSLRVTEGASEIKVTNQGTFNTVLNLQDRFAPSKVFFDKASTVLFNENHSGEGGFAAITLAGQFGVDVQVVLPRATYKTSTDNYTPGVNYFAFVDASGYNVVASDNISIGGTNAHTTQGNIALWQPYMEVTDGALSIDAFRGNTASGASASTIRLYNSDFSRSAAFTAGSATVSDIETDGLVVGQTVRGELNILDPSITYTILSIDPVNDTVTLSSPALQSSTTKRLYASALSRAGTFAANSNVVTGVDTTGLEAGMMVSTTATALNPAQTYTIVSVDSTSGSITLSGNALFAASGASLQIDILNRSTVNITDTLTLTNGAILQTTHAGLHNNSFIGGTLTSGLNNSDGATADLIIHNWNPARPLTIQSTIADNASSVRAVNLVHTGDGTTVLAGANTYTGNTYLQGGVLRLESAVSLPSDTSVRLDGGVLGINTMSATGQITTFNRSLGTGPGQVSWTSSGGFAAYGVDRTVNLGGSTPAATLTWGSGGFVPDNDRLILGAQDADKTLIFANSIDLGRKCRMVDVISGLGAPGTADARITGTLTSDGGTFIKVGLGVLELQANNTAHTGGYVLAEGTLVSRQSNAFGVSPISVATTTDTRATDGATVLEFRPTVSGVIYSNNLTFGSANHDGVSVLQTNLNGATFSGDIALDRPGGRNVLMQTASTSTVNLSGLVSGTGGLTINGGGTVDPTNAVNTFGTLTGASGAAVDGAVIIRNGTLSLSTPGAIPTTAVLEMGDSVSVLSSVAYATNGASVLGVDRDGVTYAANNSGALGGVFVSDSNGVTVSDTPQSGTGGFYNLSSSLFGVTFTTSNIGTRILVKDEINNPERNGIYQITQFNADGTMNLGRVTDFNSSTNMLYGSQVTVTGGAAAGTYFMAAPSVTSPSAAGTDPVHWLADATVQNVRLSVASGVTSVPQAIDINGNGTLAGTTTISSATPVTLSGPITLQNQYALTADTAETLRVESTATGAGISFTGIISEAVPQSGSNDVLSIMKVGTGTATLAAANTYSGGTTVNQGSLFVTNTSGSGTGQGSVTVLSEATLGGNGIIAPAAGADINVNSGAFLSVGTEGSLTAETLQISLQNGSDLNLAGTLKLDLLLNQAGNTLPENDLFKLTTTGTQTVNLTGATLKVSEINGLSPSTFVSGDSWKIIDWGTVNPIGQFTGLTGTMVNDPSYLPDLSSIGQMWDISALYTTGVIFVAPEPSRVLMFLFGFLALGFRRRRPSKR; this is encoded by the coding sequence ATGCTCGGCTCGTTACGAGTTACAGAGGGTGCATCGGAAATCAAAGTGACGAACCAGGGCACCTTCAATACGGTTCTCAATCTTCAGGACAGATTTGCTCCATCAAAGGTGTTCTTCGACAAAGCGAGCACGGTGCTTTTTAATGAAAATCATTCCGGTGAAGGTGGTTTCGCTGCCATTACCCTCGCCGGTCAATTCGGCGTAGATGTGCAGGTGGTACTGCCTCGCGCCACTTACAAGACATCGACAGATAATTATACTCCTGGGGTCAACTACTTTGCCTTCGTGGATGCCTCTGGTTACAATGTTGTCGCCTCGGACAACATCTCGATCGGTGGCACTAACGCTCACACGACCCAGGGGAATATTGCATTGTGGCAGCCTTACATGGAGGTTACGGATGGAGCTTTGAGCATTGACGCCTTCCGTGGAAATACGGCCTCAGGGGCCTCTGCCAGCACAATCCGCTTGTACAATAGCGATTTCTCTCGCTCAGCAGCCTTCACCGCCGGTAGCGCCACAGTTTCCGACATTGAAACAGATGGGCTCGTTGTCGGTCAGACTGTGCGCGGCGAGCTGAATATCCTCGATCCATCCATTACCTACACAATCCTCTCGATTGATCCGGTGAACGACACGGTGACGTTGAGCAGTCCTGCTTTACAGAGTTCTACCACAAAGAGACTCTATGCGTCTGCCCTCTCCCGCGCAGGCACCTTCGCTGCAAACAGCAACGTCGTCACAGGAGTCGATACCACTGGGCTAGAGGCAGGCATGATGGTCAGCACCACAGCCACCGCTCTGAATCCTGCTCAGACTTACACCATCGTGTCAGTCGATTCTACCAGTGGCAGTATTACCCTCAGTGGCAATGCTCTTTTCGCAGCTAGTGGTGCCTCTCTCCAAATTGACATACTCAATCGGAGCACGGTGAATATCACAGACACTCTCACTCTTACCAATGGCGCTATTCTCCAGACCACCCACGCCGGTCTGCATAACAACTCCTTCATTGGCGGCACACTCACTAGCGGTCTGAATAATTCCGACGGTGCCACCGCTGATCTGATCATCCATAACTGGAACCCCGCTCGCCCTCTCACCATTCAGTCAACGATCGCTGATAATGCCTCATCCGTTCGTGCCGTGAATCTGGTGCATACCGGAGATGGTACTACGGTGCTGGCAGGTGCCAATACCTACACAGGAAACACTTATCTCCAGGGTGGTGTCTTGAGGCTAGAATCCGCAGTCTCCCTCCCTTCAGACACCAGTGTCCGCCTTGATGGCGGTGTTCTCGGCATCAATACCATGTCAGCCACAGGACAGATCACGACCTTCAACCGTTCTTTGGGCACAGGTCCTGGACAAGTGAGCTGGACTAGTAGCGGTGGTTTTGCGGCCTATGGAGTGGACCGTACGGTGAACTTGGGTGGCAGCACCCCGGCTGCGACGCTGACATGGGGCTCTGGAGGCTTCGTGCCGGACAATGATCGTCTCATCCTCGGTGCGCAGGATGCAGATAAGACTCTGATTTTTGCCAACAGCATCGATCTCGGACGGAAATGCCGCATGGTCGATGTGATCTCAGGCCTTGGTGCACCTGGTACGGCTGATGCACGTATCACGGGCACCCTTACAAGTGATGGTGGCACCTTCATCAAGGTCGGCCTTGGCGTGTTGGAACTTCAGGCCAACAATACTGCACATACTGGCGGCTACGTGCTCGCTGAGGGCACTCTCGTGAGTCGGCAGAGTAACGCCTTTGGCGTTTCCCCGATTTCGGTAGCGACCACCACAGACACTCGCGCGACAGATGGAGCTACCGTATTGGAATTCCGTCCTACTGTTTCAGGTGTCATCTACAGCAACAACCTCACCTTTGGTTCAGCGAACCATGATGGAGTCAGTGTTCTACAGACGAATTTGAACGGCGCAACGTTCTCTGGTGATATCGCACTAGATCGCCCCGGTGGCAGGAATGTCCTGATGCAGACGGCCTCCACAAGCACCGTGAATCTGAGTGGCCTTGTGTCTGGCACAGGTGGCCTTACCATCAATGGTGGTGGCACTGTGGATCCAACCAATGCCGTCAACACCTTCGGCACCCTGACTGGTGCTTCTGGTGCAGCGGTCGATGGTGCTGTCATCATCCGCAATGGCACCCTGAGCCTTTCCACTCCCGGTGCGATTCCGACCACTGCGGTGCTGGAGATGGGCGATTCTGTTTCCGTCCTGTCCAGTGTGGCTTATGCGACGAATGGAGCTTCTGTTTTGGGTGTTGATCGTGACGGCGTCACTTACGCTGCGAACAATTCAGGAGCACTTGGAGGCGTGTTTGTCTCTGATAGCAACGGAGTCACCGTTTCCGATACGCCTCAAAGCGGCACTGGTGGTTTCTACAACCTCAGCAGCTCTCTCTTCGGTGTCACCTTCACCACGTCAAATATTGGCACTCGTATACTCGTCAAAGATGAGATCAACAACCCCGAGCGCAATGGCATTTACCAAATCACTCAGTTCAATGCGGATGGCACCATGAATCTCGGTCGCGTGACCGATTTCAATAGCTCAACCAATATGCTCTATGGATCGCAGGTGACTGTGACAGGCGGTGCTGCTGCTGGCACCTACTTCATGGCGGCTCCCTCTGTCACCAGCCCCAGCGCTGCTGGCACGGATCCTGTCCACTGGCTGGCAGATGCTACCGTGCAGAATGTGCGTCTTAGCGTCGCTTCCGGTGTGACCTCAGTGCCACAGGCAATCGACATCAATGGCAATGGCACTCTCGCTGGCACCACCACCATCTCCTCTGCCACTCCTGTCACGCTCTCCGGCCCCATTACCCTGCAAAATCAATATGCACTCACTGCTGACACGGCTGAGACGCTGCGTGTGGAATCCACCGCCACTGGTGCAGGCATCAGCTTCACAGGTATCATTTCCGAAGCTGTGCCACAATCCGGCTCTAACGACGTGTTGAGTATTATGAAAGTCGGAACAGGCACGGCCACTCTCGCCGCAGCCAATACCTACTCTGGCGGTACGACTGTCAACCAAGGCAGCCTCTTTGTCACCAATACCTCTGGCTCTGGCACGGGACAGGGCTCTGTCACGGTGCTCTCTGAAGCTACACTCGGCGGCAATGGTATTATTGCCCCTGCAGCAGGTGCGGACATCAATGTCAACTCGGGGGCTTTCCTCAGTGTCGGCACGGAGGGTTCGCTCACGGCGGAGACGCTCCAGATCAGCCTGCAAAACGGCAGCGATCTCAATCTTGCAGGCACCCTCAAGCTCGACCTGCTTCTCAATCAGGCTGGAAATACGCTCCCAGAGAACGATTTATTCAAGCTCACCACCACGGGCACTCAGACGGTGAACCTTACTGGTGCTACCCTGAAGGTTTCAGAAATCAATGGGCTCTCCCCTTCCACCTTTGTGAGTGGAGACTCCTGGAAGATCATCGACTGGGGCACAGTGAACCCCATAGGCCAGTTTACCGGACTGACAGGAACAATGGTCAATGACCCCAGCTATCTACCAGATCTCAGCTCTATCGGCCAGATGTGGGATATCAGTGCTCTTTATACGACAGGTGTCATTTTCGTGGCTCCTGAGCCTTCGCGGGTACTGATGTTCCTGTTTGGCTTTCTCGCCTTGGGCTTCCGCCGTCGTCGCCCCTCAAAAAGGTAA
- a CDS encoding autotransporter-associated beta strand repeat-containing protein: MVNYGGGFSVIDGGVTIFSVPSSIGGSGLVVKGLENLTTVNVPQAMNITAGGITVKGTGESTINGASLNLSGVASVTGPITIAGGDLTLFGRNGVIRENSTGSIPVIRVTGHGSTSGGNLLPGIDIQNSVSVDGGGQLVHTSNVANRVPDNVPISLNAGRITYTNFGVAGQASSINFSETLGPVTLEGGSNYIDNSMFNANSSLLKLSSLSRQAGSTVLFDSSNGAVIRVSGAANTNGILGGWAVQLAAGGLYEWATVDGSVGNEGNIIPLTSYVTGASGWISTNNVKITSNYTINGNTINSINFQNTGANTLSISGGNALAINSGGLLSSRAGHVINGNGILTAGAGGGYSLNAIVANSVLSINSVIANSGANAVSLVKSGGGTLSLSPTSNRSTNYTSGNPVVTVNAGVSNLYVGAAVSGGSIPAGTYITAIDPATNQVTLSRAPSSLGANVGINYGVSNIFTGKVYLNEGTLEISRENALGANPGAFTADQLYLSGGRLRVTQSFSFDDSNRGITIGATDGFISVVDGRKLTMGATNTIDGRLGRLIFAADSVNRGVLEIAGNNDLSGGLETSGGLTTLTNNYSTTYTEGGTTLQLQPGVVGALEVGSTVSSVDGFGIVSGSVITAIDLANNQVTISKPVTADSGTAGVNLTYGGFNAMRLTGDNTIGYIRVLGSMVDLQGNNTLLEDILVNSGTLKLGNLGSGTNEFSGVLRLTSGNVEFHSDTALTSATGYALSMNGGVVNLNGYSTTVNSLSGNGTITNNGSGASTLTVNSESSFNFAGALRDTASTSGGTLSVVKEGSGVLGLTAANNFYTGPTIIRGGVINVNNYDSGSFPSGIGASSKNPSNLVMDGGGLRFVSSETALSDRSFTLGTGANAGGIYADGTRLGAVMRVGYNSNNLSAPVAFTGIGDRTLTLGGANRGENIFDLALGDGIGGSTSLTKTGIGLWNLTSANSYSGETMVLAGTLAATVDGAFGQLGGAGVVVAGGANGSALGGLNATLDLRNVNYNTLEQLTLAGGTLATSTGNSSWAGSVLVSANSNILVEQGSKLTLTGSFAGGGTITQLGEGRLVLAGVTETTTRNNSPTTFVPSHTVQAGTLELNYTTNNSSKLSDVAALVLGGSRLGGALELVGGNHVEIVSGVTVAAGDNSISRPSGTSILRMNGISVQASGSIDFSANDIASTDTNNVNGILGGWATINKSDWAMKSTYDEAILDTGVTTGQDKLIRAFNNYTDSSVLNDWAYPTIDNSGANMNIIGPSTQENRSPNTLRFATQNAAANNMTINLVGTNTLQSGAILVSPTMGGDSAILGGLGSITAGAGVNSDLKIYQNNTAAPMVISATIANLAPAPVTTSFASGTTSITGVNIANLAPGLAVTGTGIATNTTISSITVTDPVNGIGTITLSAATNATGTSLNFTPVSNGLDKSGPGNLILTGANTYTGITTLNEGVLTVKNLSVEGFATNSVLSTIRVSTGRTATVDDTTGLTFGQLVTGSGLPAVTTQATTAASGSTTLSVGSTAGLLVGSPVTGPGVLPGTVITGIINGTQLQINNPTSASIGGSLSYGGATIASIGANNTITLTTGSTLSTTQGLTYSYGSVTPVLNGTLTSTTTNNSTTVTVLSTAGLSPGQPVSGAGIPSGAVIETIIDGTRFTMNIDANASGTNALTYGTYTPFNGSLTTTTTSASRVVMASTAGLTLGQTVSGNGIPAGATIVRIVDEHNVDLSLPVLSAGTDNATYSANVNLGGTQTATTVVGSATLTLSAPLTGVALGQKITGPGIPAGATIEAINSPTEIILSSPAIVSGTGLMTFADQTSNIGASRNAAANLVFNSGVFQYNGTSAVTDRGFTVNSDAYLDIGNPHTHLVMAGNFTTPSAEDDYSIYKLGGGTLELRGAITPNSGSYGIASLHVLDGTLRLNPTFNDQFVRSDVGSLTVGGGLWKFMERMIVVPLRQCSARYELQRVHRKSK, from the coding sequence GTGGTCAATTACGGTGGTGGCTTCTCCGTGATCGATGGCGGCGTGACCATTTTCAGTGTCCCATCTAGCATCGGTGGCAGTGGATTGGTGGTCAAAGGTCTGGAAAACCTAACCACGGTGAACGTCCCTCAAGCCATGAACATCACCGCTGGTGGTATTACCGTTAAAGGCACCGGAGAAAGTACGATCAATGGGGCCAGTCTGAATTTGAGTGGTGTGGCTTCAGTCACTGGGCCCATCACCATCGCCGGAGGTGATCTAACCCTTTTTGGCAGAAATGGAGTCATCCGTGAGAACAGCACTGGTAGTATCCCCGTGATCCGAGTCACTGGTCACGGAAGCACGTCCGGCGGCAATCTTCTTCCTGGAATTGATATTCAAAATAGTGTCTCTGTTGATGGTGGTGGCCAGTTGGTGCATACCAGCAACGTCGCAAACCGCGTGCCGGACAACGTGCCGATCAGCCTCAATGCCGGACGCATCACGTACACGAATTTCGGTGTGGCTGGACAGGCAAGCAGTATCAATTTCTCTGAGACACTGGGTCCCGTGACGCTGGAGGGTGGCTCAAACTATATCGATAACTCCATGTTCAATGCCAATTCATCCCTTTTGAAGCTCTCCTCCCTGAGCCGTCAGGCTGGATCCACGGTTCTTTTTGATTCGTCAAATGGTGCGGTCATCCGAGTCAGTGGAGCAGCTAATACCAATGGCATTCTAGGAGGATGGGCCGTGCAATTAGCGGCGGGTGGTCTTTACGAGTGGGCGACGGTTGATGGTAGTGTGGGGAATGAAGGTAACATCATCCCGCTGACCAGTTATGTCACTGGTGCTTCAGGTTGGATTTCTACGAATAATGTCAAGATCACTTCGAACTACACGATTAACGGCAATACGATCAATTCGATCAACTTCCAAAACACTGGAGCCAATACCCTTTCTATCAGTGGTGGCAATGCTCTGGCCATCAACAGTGGTGGACTTCTTTCCTCCCGTGCAGGACATGTGATCAATGGAAATGGCATTCTTACCGCTGGAGCAGGCGGTGGTTATTCACTTAATGCGATCGTTGCTAACAGTGTTTTGAGTATCAATAGCGTCATCGCCAATAGTGGTGCGAACGCAGTGTCACTCGTGAAGAGTGGTGGTGGCACACTTTCTCTAAGCCCCACCAGTAATCGCAGCACAAACTACACATCGGGCAATCCCGTGGTGACTGTGAATGCTGGAGTGAGCAATCTTTACGTTGGTGCGGCGGTGTCTGGTGGCAGTATCCCTGCGGGCACCTACATCACCGCTATCGACCCCGCGACGAATCAGGTCACTCTCTCCCGCGCTCCATCTTCATTGGGTGCCAATGTGGGCATTAACTATGGCGTCTCAAACATCTTCACAGGCAAAGTTTATCTAAACGAAGGCACGTTGGAAATTAGCCGTGAGAATGCCCTGGGGGCCAATCCTGGTGCCTTTACGGCAGATCAGCTCTATCTGAGTGGTGGCCGTCTGCGTGTGACGCAGAGTTTCTCTTTCGATGATAGCAACCGGGGTATCACCATCGGTGCGACAGACGGATTTATCTCTGTAGTTGATGGGCGTAAGCTCACCATGGGAGCCACAAATACCATTGATGGTCGCCTGGGCCGTCTCATCTTCGCAGCTGATTCAGTTAATAGGGGCGTGCTCGAGATCGCTGGAAATAATGACCTCTCTGGTGGCCTAGAAACAAGTGGTGGTCTCACCACGTTAACAAACAACTACAGCACCACCTATACGGAGGGTGGCACCACTCTACAGTTACAGCCAGGTGTCGTCGGAGCTCTGGAAGTCGGCTCTACCGTCAGTAGCGTAGATGGATTTGGTATCGTTAGCGGAAGTGTCATCACCGCAATCGATCTGGCCAATAACCAAGTCACCATCTCGAAGCCCGTCACAGCTGATTCTGGCACGGCTGGCGTCAATTTGACCTATGGCGGCTTTAACGCCATGCGTTTAACGGGGGATAACACGATCGGCTACATCCGTGTGCTTGGCTCCATGGTTGACCTTCAGGGGAACAATACACTTTTGGAAGACATCCTGGTCAATTCGGGCACGCTGAAGCTTGGAAACCTGGGAAGTGGCACCAATGAATTCTCAGGCGTCTTGCGGCTTACCAGTGGAAATGTGGAATTCCACAGTGACACAGCGTTGACCTCCGCCACAGGGTATGCACTTTCAATGAACGGCGGTGTGGTCAATTTGAATGGGTATAGCACCACGGTGAACTCGCTCTCAGGAAATGGCACGATTACCAATAATGGTTCTGGTGCATCAACACTCACCGTCAATTCGGAAAGCAGCTTCAATTTCGCCGGTGCGCTCCGTGATACAGCTTCGACGAGTGGTGGCACACTTTCGGTTGTTAAAGAGGGGTCTGGAGTTCTGGGACTCACAGCTGCCAATAACTTCTACACCGGCCCTACCATCATTCGCGGTGGCGTGATTAATGTGAATAACTACGATTCAGGCAGTTTCCCCAGTGGTATCGGTGCCTCCTCCAAAAATCCATCCAACCTTGTGATGGATGGTGGCGGTCTGCGCTTCGTGAGCTCGGAAACTGCTTTGAGCGATCGTTCTTTTACTCTAGGCACCGGAGCAAATGCGGGTGGGATATACGCGGATGGCACCCGTCTCGGGGCGGTGATGCGTGTAGGCTACAATAGCAACAATCTTTCAGCGCCTGTGGCGTTCACTGGCATTGGAGATCGCACGCTCACTCTTGGTGGGGCAAATCGTGGAGAAAATATTTTTGACCTCGCTTTGGGCGATGGAATCGGTGGTTCCACCTCTCTGACAAAGACCGGCATAGGCTTGTGGAATCTCACTTCTGCTAATTCATATTCTGGGGAGACGATGGTTCTAGCAGGTACGCTGGCCGCAACAGTCGATGGGGCTTTCGGACAACTTGGTGGAGCGGGTGTGGTAGTCGCTGGTGGAGCCAATGGCTCTGCACTAGGTGGACTTAATGCTACGCTTGATCTGAGGAATGTGAACTACAATACTCTCGAGCAGCTTACTTTGGCTGGCGGCACCTTGGCCACTAGCACTGGAAATAGTTCTTGGGCTGGTTCAGTGCTCGTAAGTGCTAACTCAAACATCCTCGTGGAACAGGGATCGAAGCTCACCCTCACTGGTAGTTTTGCAGGTGGCGGAACCATCACTCAATTGGGTGAGGGCAGGCTGGTTCTCGCAGGCGTTACGGAAACCACTACGCGCAACAATTCCCCCACCACCTTCGTCCCGAGCCACACTGTCCAGGCGGGTACTTTGGAGCTGAACTACACGACAAACAATTCATCCAAGCTCTCCGATGTGGCTGCTCTAGTGCTCGGCGGTAGCAGACTTGGTGGTGCATTGGAACTGGTAGGTGGTAACCATGTTGAAATCGTTTCCGGCGTCACGGTGGCTGCTGGTGACAACAGCATCAGTCGTCCAAGCGGCACCTCCATCCTGCGTATGAACGGCATTTCAGTCCAAGCTAGTGGTAGCATCGACTTTAGTGCCAACGACATCGCCAGCACGGATACCAATAATGTGAACGGCATCCTTGGTGGCTGGGCTACAATCAATAAGAGCGACTGGGCGATGAAAAGCACCTACGATGAAGCAATTCTTGATACTGGAGTAACTACCGGTCAGGATAAGCTCATTCGTGCCTTTAATAATTATACCGATAGCAGCGTTCTCAATGATTGGGCCTATCCCACGATCGACAATAGTGGAGCCAACATGAATATCATCGGCCCTAGCACCCAGGAGAACCGCAGCCCGAACACGCTCCGCTTTGCGACGCAGAATGCCGCCGCTAACAACATGACCATCAACTTGGTGGGCACCAACACACTTCAAAGTGGTGCCATCCTAGTCTCCCCTACTATGGGTGGAGACTCCGCAATCCTGGGTGGTCTGGGCAGCATTACCGCAGGTGCGGGCGTCAATTCTGACCTCAAAATCTACCAAAATAACACGGCTGCTCCGATGGTCATCTCTGCCACCATCGCGAACCTTGCCCCTGCACCGGTAACAACTAGCTTTGCGAGTGGTACAACCTCGATCACAGGTGTAAATATTGCCAATTTGGCCCCAGGGCTGGCTGTGACAGGCACCGGTATCGCCACAAACACAACGATCAGCTCCATTACGGTGACTGATCCAGTGAATGGAATCGGCACGATCACTCTTAGTGCTGCCACGAATGCCACTGGCACAAGCCTCAACTTCACCCCGGTTTCAAATGGTCTTGACAAGAGCGGTCCCGGCAATCTCATCCTGACCGGGGCCAATACTTACACGGGAATTACGACCTTGAATGAGGGGGTGCTCACCGTGAAAAATCTCTCGGTCGAAGGTTTTGCCACCAATAGCGTCCTGAGCACCATCCGTGTTTCTACTGGCCGCACTGCGACTGTGGATGACACCACGGGGCTCACTTTTGGTCAGCTCGTTACAGGTAGCGGTCTGCCCGCAGTGACGACGCAGGCTACCACTGCTGCCTCGGGATCGACCACGCTCAGTGTAGGCTCTACTGCGGGTCTGCTCGTCGGTAGCCCCGTCACTGGCCCTGGCGTCCTTCCCGGAACGGTCATCACAGGCATCATTAATGGCACGCAGTTGCAAATCAATAATCCGACCTCTGCCTCCATCGGAGGTAGCCTGAGCTACGGTGGTGCCACCATCGCCTCCATCGGGGCGAATAACACCATCACGCTGACTACGGGTAGCACTCTCTCTACCACACAAGGCCTCACATATTCGTATGGATCTGTGACTCCAGTGCTCAATGGAACTCTGACTTCCACAACGACAAACAACAGCACCACTGTCACTGTTCTCTCCACGGCGGGTCTCTCACCTGGACAGCCTGTTTCAGGCGCCGGCATTCCTTCCGGAGCAGTCATCGAAACGATTATCGATGGCACCCGGTTCACAATGAACATCGATGCGAACGCATCTGGCACCAATGCGCTCACCTATGGCACATACACACCATTCAATGGCTCCCTGACTACGACGACAACCAGTGCCTCCCGCGTCGTGATGGCCAGTACGGCTGGTCTGACACTCGGCCAGACGGTCAGCGGCAACGGTATCCCTGCTGGTGCGACTATCGTGCGTATCGTGGACGAACATAATGTGGACCTCAGTCTGCCAGTCCTCAGCGCGGGCACGGATAATGCCACGTATTCCGCCAACGTAAATTTGGGCGGCACACAGACAGCGACGACAGTCGTGGGTAGCGCTACGCTGACTCTCTCTGCTCCACTTACAGGTGTGGCGCTCGGTCAAAAAATCACCGGCCCTGGCATTCCTGCTGGAGCCACGATTGAAGCCATCAATAGCCCCACAGAGATCATTCTCTCCTCTCCCGCAATCGTATCCGGAACTGGCTTGATGACTTTTGCTGACCAGACTAGCAACATAGGTGCCTCACGCAATGCTGCAGCCAATTTGGTCTTCAACAGCGGCGTATTCCAATACAACGGCACGAGCGCCGTTACAGATCGCGGCTTCACAGTCAACTCCGATGCCTATCTTGATATCGGAAACCCTCATACGCATCTCGTCATGGCTGGTAATTTTACCACGCCTTCCGCTGAAGATGATTACAGCATCTACAAGCTTGGTGGTGGCACGCTCGAGCTTCGTGGCGCTATTACACCCAATTCAGGTAGCTATGGCATTGCGAGCCTACATGTGCTCGATGGCACCCTTCGACTCAATCCAACGTTCAATGACCAATTTGTGCGCAGTGATGTGGGCTCATTGACCGTGGGCGGGGGGCTTTGGAAATTTATGGAGCGAATGATCGTAGTACCTCTCAGACAATGCTCGGCTCGTTACGAGTTACAGAGGGTGCATCGGAAATCAAAGTGA